In Microbulbifer sp. GL-2, the following are encoded in one genomic region:
- a CDS encoding Ni/Fe hydrogenase subunit alpha — MAGNSKTIKVEYLARVEGEGALFIRYDDTEVHEVKLKIFEPPRFFEAFLRGRDYTEAPDITARICGICPVAYQMSALHAMENALDLVVTPELRTLRRLLYCGEWIESHMLHVSMLHAPDFLGYPNAVAMAKDHPEVVRQALEIKKAGNALVRMLGGREVHPINVRVGGFYRAPKSEQMDGLRDQLSTARDLAGQICRWAAKLPFPDNTQEIEYVSLVNPDEYPMNEGRIRSSRGLDISVEDYEKHFREEQVPHSTALHSVLVERGAYLVGPLARFNLNYPRLSPLVRQIADELNFKPPCNNPFKSIVVRCLEVLYAFDEALRIIDNYQPPAQPYLATEPQRASGCAATEAPRGLLYHRYEIDQRGKITHAKIVAPTSQNQKTIEHDLRQMLPKFMHLPESQLQGLCERAIRNYDPCISCSTHFLQLHLQHDQRGCS; from the coding sequence ATGGCGGGCAATAGTAAAACCATCAAAGTCGAATATCTTGCGCGTGTTGAGGGCGAGGGTGCGCTTTTTATTCGTTATGACGACACCGAGGTCCATGAGGTAAAGCTGAAGATCTTTGAGCCGCCGCGTTTCTTTGAAGCTTTCCTGCGCGGACGCGATTACACCGAGGCGCCGGATATCACTGCCCGTATCTGTGGTATCTGTCCCGTGGCTTACCAGATGAGTGCCCTGCACGCGATGGAAAATGCCTTGGATCTGGTCGTCACCCCTGAACTCAGAACCCTGCGACGGCTGCTCTACTGTGGCGAATGGATAGAGAGTCATATGCTCCATGTCAGCATGCTGCATGCGCCAGACTTTCTTGGCTATCCCAATGCGGTGGCCATGGCCAAGGATCACCCGGAAGTCGTCCGGCAGGCTTTGGAAATCAAGAAAGCAGGCAATGCCCTGGTGCGCATGCTGGGGGGCAGGGAAGTTCACCCAATCAATGTGCGGGTTGGTGGTTTTTACCGCGCTCCGAAATCTGAACAAATGGACGGTTTGCGCGACCAGCTCTCTACTGCTCGCGACCTGGCCGGACAAATATGTCGCTGGGCTGCCAAACTGCCATTCCCCGACAATACACAGGAAATCGAGTACGTATCCCTGGTTAATCCCGACGAATACCCGATGAATGAGGGGCGTATCCGCTCAAGTCGCGGCTTGGATATTTCAGTGGAAGATTACGAAAAGCACTTTCGTGAAGAGCAGGTACCACACAGTACCGCACTGCATAGTGTGCTGGTTGAACGGGGTGCCTACCTGGTCGGCCCCCTGGCGCGTTTCAATCTTAATTACCCGCGGCTTTCTCCATTGGTGAGGCAGATCGCAGATGAGCTGAACTTCAAACCGCCCTGTAACAATCCCTTTAAGAGTATTGTTGTTCGCTGCCTGGAAGTACTTTATGCCTTCGATGAAGCATTGCGCATTATTGATAACTACCAGCCACCGGCTCAGCCATATCTCGCCACCGAACCTCAGCGAGCGAGTGGCTGCGCGGCCACTGAAGCCCCTCGTGGCCTGCTATATCACCGCTACGAAATCGATCAACGGGGCAAAATCACCCACGCAAAAATTGTTGCGCCCACCTCGCAAAACCAGAAAACAATCGAGCATGACCTGCGCCAGATGCTCCCCAAATTCATGCATCTGCCCGAGAGCCAGTTGCAAGGTCTATGCGAGCGCGCCATTCGCAACTATGACCCCTGTATTTCCTGCTCAACCCACTTCCTGCAGCTACATTTGCAACATGACCAACGAGGATGTTCCTGA